A window of the Cucurbita pepo subsp. pepo cultivar mu-cu-16 chromosome LG01, ASM280686v2, whole genome shotgun sequence genome harbors these coding sequences:
- the LOC111806512 gene encoding LL-diaminopimelate aminotransferase, chloroplastic-like yields the protein MAATHSLSSAALSSSSSSFFSHSSFNAKNPKVSFPGTRFRVKCVATSQDSTTAYKTSVPRNANMAKLQAGYLFPEIARRRNAHLQKYPDAKVISLGIGDTTEPIPEVITSAMAKRSHALSTLEGYSGYGAEQGEKPVRALIGKTFYSGLGIEEDDIFVSDGAKCDITRLQLVFGSNVSMAVQDPSYPAYVDSSVILGQTGQYEKDAEKYGNIEYMRCTPENGFFPDLSKIPRTDIIFFCSPNNPTGSSATREQLTQLVQFAKKNGSIIVYDSAYAMYISDDNPRSIFEIPGAKEVAIETSSFSKYAGFTGVRLGWTVVPKELMFSDGFPVAKDFNRIVCTCFNGASNIAQAGGLACLSPEGLEAMRGVIGFYKENTSIIMDTFNSLGFNVYGGKNAPYVWVRFPGRSSWEVFAEILEKTHVVTTPGSGFGPGGEGFIRVSAFGHRENVLEACRRFKQLYK from the exons ATGGCGGCTACACACAGCTTATCCTCTGCTGCACTCTCATCgtcttcctcctcctttttCTCGCACTCCAGTTTCAATGCCAA GAATCCGAAGGTATCATTTCCAGGAACAAGGTTCCGCGTCAAGTGTGTTGCAACGTCTCAAGATTCCACGACAG cCTACAAAACATCGGTCCCTCGAAATGCGAACATGGCCAAACTTCAAGCTGGATACCTTTTTCCTGAG aTTGCAAGGAGAAGGAATGCGCACTTGCAGAAGTATCCTGATGCGAAAGTCATTAGCCTTGGAATTGGTGACACTACTGAGCCTATTCCTGAGGTTATTACATCGGCCATGGCAAAg AGATCACATGCATTGTCCACACTAGAGGGTTACAGTGGATATGGGGCTGAGCAGGGCGAAAAG CCAGTGAGAGCTTTAATTGGCAAAACATTTTATAGCGGCCTTGGcatagaagaagatgatatcTTTGTTTCTGATGGTGCAAAATGTGACATAACACGTCTTCAG CTTGTTTTTGGCTCCAACGTGTCAATGGCAGTGCAAGATCCATCATACCCG GCTTATGTGGACTCGAGCGTCATCTTGGGGCAGACTGGACAGTACGAAAAGGATGCTGAAAAGTATGGCAATATTGAATACATGAGATGTACTCCAGAAAATGGATTTTTTCCGGATTTATCTAAGATTCCCCGAACAGATATCATATTTTTCTGTTCACCAAACAATCCTACCGGCTCTTCCGCAACAAGGGAACAGTTAACCCAACTGGTGCAGTTTGCTAAAAAGAATGGGTCAATTATAGTCTATGATTCTGCATATGCAATGTATATATCAGACGATAATCCAAGATCTATCTTTGAAATTCCTGGAGCGAAGGAG GTTGCAATTGAGACATCATCATTTAGCAAGTATGCTGGGTTTACTGGAGTTCGTCTTGGTTGGACAGTTGTTCCAAAGGAGCTTATGTTTTCTGATGGATTTCCCGTTGCTAAAGATTTCAACCGCATAGTTTGTACTTGCTTCAACGGCGCATCCAACATTGCCCAAGCTGGGGGTTTGGCTTGTCTTTCGCCAGAAGGGCTTGAG GCTATGCGCGGGGTTATTGGTTTTTACAAAGAAAACACCAGTATCATTATGGACACATTCAACTCGCTTGGGTTTAATGTGTATGGAGGGAAAAATGCACCATATGTGTGGGTTCGTTTCCCTGGCCGGAGTTCGTGGGAGGTATTTGCTGAGATACTAGAGAAAACACATGTCGTGACAACCCCTGGAAGCGGTTTCGGACCTGGTGGCGAAGGATTTATCAGGGTAAGTGCTTTTGGTCACAGAGAGAATGTCTTGGAAGCTTGCAGAAGATTCAAGCAGCTATACAAGTGA